A region from the Hypanus sabinus isolate sHypSab1 chromosome 22, sHypSab1.hap1, whole genome shotgun sequence genome encodes:
- the stn1 gene encoding CST complex subunit STN1 → MAHYDSAEDPVPPILWGLDPVHVVFAKLYIRDILELKNSRHIPGVFFYKTHPISKVEILGTVVQRQEKEKCCIFGVDDGTGVISCLWWKKQTPVEITKPASSSRGLDLLDQLSRITRLEHGNSRLDLGDVVQVRGRIRDYRERREISSTSITKLVDPLFTIQISHMLELPHLYRSFYDKACQVPKDSTEANEDGECILSLQSKIKEFLAQSQVKNFYQRELEAIDWLSCVAQRSQEVSCGQGLGQSSAESSVQEKEEPASLLCVSRQIHTTFQEAISALQEEGVIFQKVEGPNELYLVTDQEKELHDVTLGIIRDDSTRPKYIDKGCPILHILSCVQNCYSAGVAEATVQRVLNSLECASKIVSTMEGHYTTSRA, encoded by the exons ATGGCTCACTATGACAGTGCAGAAGACCCTGTACCACCCATTCTGTGGGGCCTGGACCCAGTACATGTAGTGTTTGCCAAACTCTATATCCGGGACATCCTTGAACTCAAGAACTCTCGGCATATTCCAG GTGTGTTTTTCTATAAGACTCACCCCATCAGCAAGGTGGAAATCCTGGGGACTGTGGTCCAGAGGCAGGAGAAGGAGAAGTGCTGCATTTTTGGAG TGGATGACGGGACTGGAGTCATAAGTTGTTTGTGGTGGAAGAAGCAAACACCTGTGGAAATCACCAAACCAG CTTCGTCCTCCAGGGGCTTGGATCTCCTTGACCAGCTGAGCCGCATCACCAGACTGGAACACGGCAATTCCCGCTTGGACCTGGGCGACGTTGTCCAGGTCCGGGGACGCATCAGGGATTACAGAGAGCGACGGGAAATCAGTAGCACCAGTATCA CCAAGCTGGTGGATCCTCTCTTCACCATACAGATCTCCCACATGCTGGAGCTGCCTCACCTTTACCGCAGCTTCTACGACAAAGCGTGTCAAGTTCCAAAGGACAGCACGGAGGCAAA CGAAGACGGAGAATGCATCCTTTCCCTGCAAAGCAAGATCAAAGAGTTTCTGGCTCAGAGCCAAGTGAAGAACTTCTACCAACGCGAGCTGGAGGCCATCGACTGGTTATCCTGCGTTGCTCAGCGCAGTCAGGAAGTTTCGTGTGGACAAGGCTTGGGTCAAAGCTCGGCTGAGAGCTCAGTGCAGGAGAAAGAG GAGCCTGCGAGCTTGCTATGTGTATCAAGGCAGATTCACACCACTTTTCAAGAGGCCATCTCCGCACTGCAGGAGGAGGGAGTCATTTTCCAGAAGGTGGAGGGCCCTAACGAGTTGTATCTG GTCACTGACCAGGAGAAGGAGCTACATGATGTGACACTAGGGATCATTCGCGATGATTCCACAAGACCAAAAT ACATCGATAAAGGCTGCCCGATCCTCCACATTCTGAGCTGTGTGCAGAACTGCTACAGTGCAGGAGTTGCTGAGGCAACAGTGCAGCGGGTGCTGAACAGTTTGGAGTGTGCCAGCAAGATTGTCAGTACTATGGAGGGGCACTACACCACCTCCCGTGCATGA